In Trichocoleus desertorum NBK24, the following are encoded in one genomic region:
- a CDS encoding GIY-YIG nuclease family protein — protein sequence MSELHYVYIARCANGSLYTGYSKNVEQRIAAHNAGKGGRYTRANRPVELLVCWPFRSKTEALKTEYAIKQLPRQTKLALAAGRYAPEWLDAFLR from the coding sequence ATGAGCGAACTGCACTATGTGTATATAGCCCGTTGTGCCAACGGTTCCCTTTACACAGGCTATAGCAAGAATGTAGAGCAGCGAATTGCGGCTCATAATGCTGGCAAGGGGGGACGCTACACCAGAGCCAACCGCCCCGTAGAACTGCTCGTCTGTTGGCCCTTCCGGAGTAAAACAGAGGCATTGAAGACGGAATATGCAATTAAACAGCTGCCCCGCCAAACAAAGCTCGCTTTAGCAGCAGGTAGGTATGCTCCTGAGTGGTTAGATGCTTTCCTGAGATAA